Proteins encoded together in one Chryseobacterium taklimakanense window:
- a CDS encoding TCR/Tet family MFS transporter: MRKNQKSAAIGFIFITLLIDITGWGIVIPVVPKLIQELIHNPDLSVASQYGGWLSFVYASMQFVFASVLGGLSDKFGRRPIILFSLLGFSINFLIQALAPSIFWLFVGRIFSGVTGASITTASAYIADISTDEDRAKNFGLIGAAFGLGFIIGPVVGGVLGHYGPRIPFYAASALCLINFLYGLFILPESLDKKHRRPFDWRRANPVGSLLQLKKYPEILGLIVALIFVYIAGHAVQTNWTFFTMYKFSWTERMVGISLGVSGFMAALVQGYLIRFIQPKIGSERSIFYGLLLYSLGMILFAFATKSWMMFAFLIPYGLGGIAGPALQSTISAQVPKNEQGELQGALASLVSLTAIVGPPLMTNTFYYFTHDEAPFKFPGAPFFLGFILMGISAVIVYYVFNNRKKP, from the coding sequence ATGAGAAAAAATCAGAAATCAGCTGCCATTGGATTTATCTTTATCACACTCCTGATTGATATTACAGGCTGGGGCATCGTTATTCCGGTAGTTCCGAAGCTGATTCAGGAACTCATTCATAATCCGGACCTGAGCGTTGCTTCACAGTACGGGGGCTGGCTGAGCTTTGTGTATGCCTCGATGCAGTTTGTTTTTGCTTCAGTTTTGGGTGGTTTGAGTGATAAATTTGGCAGAAGGCCAATCATTCTTTTTTCGTTGCTCGGTTTTTCCATTAATTTTCTGATTCAGGCTTTGGCTCCGAGTATTTTCTGGCTGTTTGTCGGTCGTATTTTTTCCGGTGTTACCGGTGCGAGTATTACGACGGCCAGCGCTTATATCGCGGATATTTCTACAGACGAAGACCGTGCTAAAAATTTTGGACTCATCGGCGCTGCATTTGGACTTGGTTTTATCATTGGGCCGGTCGTGGGCGGAGTTTTGGGACATTATGGCCCCCGAATTCCCTTCTATGCGGCATCGGCTTTATGTTTGATTAATTTCCTTTATGGATTATTCATTTTACCTGAAAGTCTGGACAAGAAGCATCGGCGTCCTTTCGACTGGAGACGTGCAAACCCTGTGGGCTCACTGCTTCAGCTGAAAAAATATCCTGAAATCCTTGGACTGATCGTGGCGCTTATTTTTGTATACATTGCCGGACACGCTGTGCAGACCAACTGGACGTTCTTCACCATGTATAAATTCAGCTGGACTGAGAGAATGGTTGGGATTTCACTTGGTGTTTCAGGATTTATGGCCGCTTTGGTACAGGGATATCTCATCCGGTTCATTCAACCGAAAATCGGCAGCGAAAGGAGCATTTTTTACGGGCTTTTGCTCTACTCTCTGGGGATGATTCTGTTCGCTTTCGCCACCAAAAGCTGGATGATGTTTGCGTTCCTCATTCCTTATGGTTTAGGCGGAATTGCAGGACCGGCACTGCAGTCCACAATTTCCGCCCAGGTTCCGAAAAACGAACAGGGCGAGCTTCAGGGTGCCCTGGCGAGTTTGGTTAGTTTAACCGCGATAGTAGGTCCGCCACTGATGACCAATACATTTTATTATTTCACCCACGATGAAGCACCGTTCAAGTTTCCGGGCGCACCGTTTTTCCTTGGTTTTATTCTGATGGGAATTAGTGCGGTTATTGTTTATTATGTTTTTAATAACAGGAAAAAGCCTTAA
- a CDS encoding CPBP family intramembrane glutamic endopeptidase: MEKDWLSVASNVLFFIIFYMLFSGGLQAVGLAFTGEKFLESNYEFTTFQNLFTSLLDLVASTLLTWYFLKGAGISFKDLGFKVSFNQFLQAFVLGGIFIALAFVTFGILDLIETRPLPFNGSEFLVVTLFLFVAALCEEIIFRGFFMKMMQKYVGVFWAVILSSLIFSLFHVFNPNVTIVGLLEIFLAGIAIAYAYFKTGNIWFVTVMHFAWNYVQTLLGFNVSGQDFYSFLEFSKIEESVVTGGKFGFEGSVFSSFAEVITIYILSFYNSKKLGIFL; this comes from the coding sequence ATGGAAAAAGACTGGCTCTCCGTTGCTTCGAACGTCCTGTTCTTCATTATTTTTTATATGCTTTTTTCCGGAGGTTTACAGGCAGTCGGGCTGGCATTTACAGGCGAAAAATTTTTAGAAAGTAATTACGAATTCACGACATTTCAAAATTTGTTCACATCCTTGCTTGATTTGGTTGCTTCCACATTACTGACTTGGTATTTCCTGAAGGGCGCCGGAATTTCTTTTAAGGATTTAGGATTTAAAGTCAGTTTCAATCAGTTTTTACAGGCTTTTGTATTGGGTGGAATTTTTATTGCTTTGGCGTTTGTAACATTTGGAATTCTTGATTTGATTGAAACAAGACCTCTTCCTTTTAATGGTTCAGAATTTCTAGTGGTAACGCTCTTTCTGTTTGTTGCGGCACTGTGCGAAGAGATTATTTTCAGGGGTTTTTTTATGAAAATGATGCAGAAATACGTTGGCGTTTTTTGGGCGGTTATCCTCTCATCACTGATATTTTCTCTTTTCCACGTATTCAATCCAAATGTAACTATCGTTGGCTTACTCGAGATTTTTCTTGCCGGAATTGCAATTGCGTACGCATATTTTAAAACCGGTAATATCTGGTTTGTAACGGTGATGCATTTTGCCTGGAATTATGTTCAGACGCTTCTCGGTTTTAATGTCAGTGGTCAGGATTTTTATTCGTTCCTTGAATTTTCAAAGATCGAAGAAAGTGTTGTTACCGGTGGAAAATTTGGTTTTGAAGGATCGGTTTTTTCTTCATTTGCAGAGGTGATTACAATTTATATCCTTTCGTTTTATAACAGTAAAAAGCTTGGCATATTCCTGTAA
- a CDS encoding UbiA family prenyltransferase has translation MTEENPVLYRISQFVSLLLGARIFMLILFAFSLYVSTFFLFNQEENLRKFVFDFKVHGIIFCSLLSIAAGGIINQFYDLEKDRLQKPFRTRLQSFLKQKYFLYSYIALNAISLGIAYLLSPRIFVFFLIYQFLMWFYSHKLSKVLVLNNLTFVTLTLYPFFGMLVYYQHFSWKLFLMAAFLFLILLIIDVLKDFLTMRPDTIFGYQTLPIIAGLKTSTAIVSILLVLNALISCLIVYKIPEHNFLVIYFSFSAILLILSMYPVFFFKFKKMFWLLNLLRIWVFIGVIFMLLNGIFERI, from the coding sequence ATGACAGAAGAAAATCCAGTCCTTTACCGCATTTCGCAGTTCGTGAGTCTGCTGCTCGGGGCCAGGATTTTTATGCTTATTCTTTTTGCGTTCAGCCTGTATGTTTCCACTTTTTTCCTTTTTAATCAGGAAGAAAATTTGCGGAAATTTGTTTTTGACTTTAAAGTTCATGGGATTATTTTCTGTTCACTGCTCAGTATTGCGGCGGGCGGCATCATTAACCAGTTTTACGATTTGGAGAAAGACCGCTTGCAGAAACCCTTCAGAACAAGGTTGCAGAGCTTTCTGAAACAGAAATATTTTCTGTACTCGTATATTGCGCTCAATGCGATTTCTTTGGGAATTGCATATCTGCTCTCGCCCAGGATTTTTGTTTTTTTTCTCATTTATCAGTTCCTGATGTGGTTTTACAGCCATAAGCTGAGCAAGGTGCTGGTTCTTAATAATCTCACTTTCGTAACGCTCACACTTTATCCTTTTTTCGGGATGCTGGTGTATTATCAGCATTTTTCATGGAAACTGTTTCTCATGGCAGCTTTCCTATTTTTAATTTTACTGATCATCGATGTGCTGAAAGATTTTCTTACGATGCGGCCCGATACCATCTTTGGTTATCAAACTTTGCCGATTATCGCGGGATTGAAAACTTCTACAGCAATCGTCAGTATTTTACTGGTGCTGAATGCACTGATTTCCTGCCTCATTGTTTATAAAATTCCGGAGCATAATTTTCTGGTCATTTATTTCTCTTTTTCCGCTATACTGCTGATTTTATCAATGTATCCGGTATTTTTCTTTAAATTTAAAAAGATGTTCTGGCTCCTGAATTTGTTGAGGATTTGGGTATTCATTGGTGTGATTTTTATGCTTTTAAACGGAATTTTTGAACGGATTTAA
- a CDS encoding mevalonate kinase family protein, with protein MANPLFYAKILLFGEYGIIEDSQGLTLPYSFYKGTLKFSDLDSEFEKESNSNLQKYAEYLTGLVLPNNFELNVAQFKKDISKGLFFDSNIPQGYGVGSSGALVAAIFEKYSLKKYSPETISKLELKELKKVFGQLESYFHGKSSGIDPLICYMNLPILIENKESVDKVSIPKMEAGKGAIFLIDSGMVGETGPMVQIFFEKMKTEGFRKTLKEEFIRYNNACIDTFLKKEMNPFFRNLKKLSVWAYDHFKPMIPESLYNAWKKGLDTNAYYLKLCGSGGGGYILGFTKDYEKAAGMLEGFNKEVIYRF; from the coding sequence ATGGCAAATCCTTTATTCTACGCTAAAATTCTTTTATTTGGTGAATACGGAATCATCGAAGATTCTCAGGGTTTGACATTGCCTTACAGTTTTTACAAAGGCACACTAAAGTTTTCAGATCTGGATTCTGAGTTTGAAAAAGAATCCAATTCAAATTTACAGAAATACGCAGAATACCTCACCGGCCTAGTTTTGCCAAATAATTTTGAACTGAACGTTGCACAGTTTAAAAAAGACATCAGTAAAGGACTTTTTTTTGACAGCAACATTCCGCAGGGCTATGGTGTGGGAAGTTCCGGTGCTTTGGTTGCAGCAATTTTTGAAAAATATTCATTAAAAAAATACAGCCCCGAAACCATTTCAAAACTGGAACTGAAGGAACTGAAAAAAGTTTTCGGCCAACTGGAAAGTTATTTTCACGGTAAAAGTTCGGGCATCGATCCGCTGATTTGCTACATGAACCTGCCAATTCTGATCGAAAATAAGGAAAGTGTAGATAAAGTTTCCATTCCGAAAATGGAGGCGGGGAAGGGTGCGATTTTCCTGATTGACTCAGGCATGGTAGGTGAAACCGGTCCAATGGTGCAGATTTTCTTTGAAAAAATGAAAACCGAAGGCTTCCGTAAAACACTGAAAGAGGAATTTATACGCTACAATAACGCATGCATTGATACTTTCCTGAAAAAAGAGATGAATCCGTTTTTCCGCAACCTGAAAAAACTTTCAGTTTGGGCATACGATCACTTTAAACCAATGATTCCGGAGAGCTTGTACAACGCCTGGAAAAAAGGCCTGGACACCAACGCTTATTATCTTAAACTGTGCGGCAGCGGCGGTGGCGGCTATATTCTTGGCTTCACAAAAGATTATGAGAAGGCCGCAGGAATGCTGGAGGGTTTCAACAAAGAAGTAATTTACAGATTCTAA
- a CDS encoding MFS transporter, translating into MLDPETRNLKPENNIKNNPKIMKAWAFYDWANSVYSLVITSTIFPIYYSILTTKYEKKEYLADQKRWIDVPVRHDITLFGETYHPDAVYGYSLTVSFFIVVLLSPFLSSLADTIGNKKSFLQFFCYLGATSCMGLAMFTGMNNVFLGLLFSITASVGFWGSLVFYNSFLPDIATVEKQDALSAKGYVYGYIGSVILVIICLVLIMVVAETPKEKLIYTRVSFLFTGAWWFGFSQYTFKHLPQFGNVKDKLPKDLVLLNYKNIFKSHEEHGGFFDVLKDNISFYIDVAKQSFKELFKVGNQLFANTNLKFFLSSFFFYSVGMQTIFLMATLFGKSEINLDQGRLIGTLLVIQIEAIIGAIIFSRLSKKIGNKNVISIAVILWIVACLWAYFLNKENPTVEYQFYGVAAIVGLVMGGLQAMSRSTYSKLLPEDSMDNTTYFSFYDVLEKLAIILGTFIFATLIEHFNNMRIAALAMVIFFFAGLMLIRFVKINILADRDTL; encoded by the coding sequence ATGCTGGACCCTGAAACCCGAAACTTAAAACCTGAAAACAATATCAAGAATAATCCCAAAATCATGAAAGCCTGGGCGTTTTACGATTGGGCCAATTCGGTTTATTCACTGGTGATTACCTCGACGATTTTTCCGATTTACTATTCAATTCTGACCACAAAATACGAGAAGAAAGAATATCTCGCTGATCAGAAACGGTGGATAGACGTCCCGGTGCGCCATGACATAACGCTTTTTGGTGAAACTTACCATCCGGATGCGGTTTATGGATATTCACTCACGGTTTCATTTTTTATTGTGGTTTTGCTGTCGCCATTTTTATCCTCACTTGCGGATACCATTGGGAACAAGAAATCATTTCTGCAGTTTTTTTGTTATCTGGGAGCCACGTCTTGCATGGGGCTGGCGATGTTTACGGGAATGAACAATGTTTTTCTCGGGCTCCTTTTCAGTATCACGGCGAGTGTCGGATTTTGGGGAAGTTTGGTGTTTTACAATTCCTTCCTTCCGGATATTGCCACGGTGGAGAAACAGGATGCGCTCTCCGCAAAAGGCTATGTATACGGCTACATCGGCTCGGTAATTCTGGTGATTATTTGCTTGGTTTTAATTATGGTTGTAGCTGAAACCCCAAAAGAGAAACTGATTTATACCAGAGTGAGTTTCCTTTTCACCGGCGCCTGGTGGTTCGGATTTTCGCAATATACCTTCAAACATTTGCCGCAGTTTGGAAATGTGAAGGACAAACTCCCGAAAGATCTGGTTTTGCTGAATTATAAAAATATCTTTAAGAGTCATGAGGAACACGGCGGTTTTTTCGACGTTCTGAAAGATAATATCAGTTTTTATATTGACGTTGCCAAACAGAGTTTCAAAGAACTTTTCAAAGTCGGAAACCAACTTTTTGCAAACACAAACCTGAAATTTTTCCTGTCGAGCTTCTTCTTCTACAGCGTCGGGATGCAGACAATCTTTCTAATGGCGACGCTTTTTGGTAAAAGTGAAATCAACCTCGATCAGGGAAGGCTGATTGGGACGCTTTTGGTAATTCAGATTGAAGCCATTATCGGAGCGATTATTTTTTCAAGGTTATCCAAAAAAATCGGGAACAAGAATGTGATTTCCATCGCGGTCATCCTGTGGATCGTGGCGTGTCTTTGGGCTTATTTCCTCAACAAAGAAAATCCAACCGTGGAATACCAGTTCTACGGTGTGGCTGCTATCGTTGGTTTGGTGATGGGTGGTTTGCAGGCGATGTCGCGCTCCACATATTCCAAACTTTTACCGGAAGATTCTATGGATAATACCACCTATTTCAGTTTTTATGATGTTTTGGAGAAACTGGCGATCATCCTCGGAACTTTCATTTTTGCAACACTGATTGAGCATTTCAACAATATGAGGATCGCAGCCTTGGCAATGGTTATTTTCTTTTTTGCAGGACTTATGCTGATTCGTTTTGTGAAAATCAATATTCTGGCGGACAGGGATACTTTGTGA
- a CDS encoding acetyl-CoA C-acyltransferase: protein MKEVFIVSAARTPMGSFMGSLSTVPAPKLGATAVKGALDKINLDPKLVQEIYMGNVLQAGEGQAPARQVALGAGLSDATPATTINKVCASGMKAVMMAAQAIKAGDADIIVAGGMENMSMVPHYYNARNATKLGDVKMQDGMVLDGLTDVYSKVHMGVCAEKCAAEYQFTREDQDNFAIESYKRSAKAWEEGKFNEEVVPVEIPQRKGEPVIFAQDEEYKAVNFDRISTLPTVFQKDNGTVTAANASTLNDGASALVLMSKEKMEELGLKPLAKIVSYADAAQAPEWFTTAPAKALPIALKKANLETSDIDFFEFNEAFSVVGLANNKILGLDAAKVNVNGGAVSLGHPLGSSGSRIIVTLINVLKQNNGKYGAAAICNGGGGASAIVIENL from the coding sequence ATGAAAGAGGTATTCATCGTTTCCGCGGCCCGTACGCCGATGGGAAGTTTTATGGGAAGTTTATCCACAGTTCCGGCGCCAAAACTGGGCGCAACCGCTGTAAAAGGCGCTTTAGACAAGATCAACCTTGATCCGAAGCTGGTTCAGGAAATTTATATGGGAAATGTGCTTCAGGCGGGCGAAGGTCAGGCTCCGGCACGTCAGGTAGCATTAGGTGCAGGGCTTTCGGATGCAACTCCGGCGACAACCATCAACAAGGTTTGCGCGTCGGGAATGAAAGCCGTGATGATGGCCGCACAGGCAATCAAAGCCGGTGATGCTGATATCATTGTGGCGGGTGGAATGGAAAATATGTCGATGGTGCCACATTATTATAATGCCAGAAACGCGACAAAATTAGGTGACGTAAAAATGCAGGACGGTATGGTTCTCGACGGGCTTACAGACGTTTACAGCAAAGTTCATATGGGCGTTTGTGCTGAAAAATGTGCTGCTGAATACCAGTTCACAAGAGAAGATCAGGATAATTTTGCAATAGAATCTTATAAGCGTTCTGCAAAAGCATGGGAAGAAGGAAAATTCAACGAAGAAGTTGTTCCGGTAGAAATTCCTCAAAGAAAAGGCGAGCCGGTAATTTTTGCACAGGATGAAGAATATAAAGCAGTAAATTTTGACAGAATTTCAACGTTGCCAACGGTTTTTCAGAAAGACAACGGTACTGTCACAGCTGCGAATGCTTCCACTTTAAACGACGGGGCATCAGCACTGGTTTTGATGTCTAAGGAAAAAATGGAAGAATTAGGGTTGAAGCCTTTGGCAAAGATTGTTTCTTACGCAGATGCTGCACAGGCTCCGGAATGGTTCACCACTGCGCCGGCAAAAGCGCTTCCAATCGCCTTGAAAAAAGCTAATCTGGAAACTTCCGATATCGATTTCTTCGAATTTAATGAAGCATTTTCCGTGGTTGGATTGGCAAACAATAAAATTTTAGGTCTTGATGCAGCAAAAGTGAATGTTAATGGAGGAGCGGTTTCATTAGGTCACCCGCTTGGAAGTTCAGGATCCAGAATCATCGTAACCCTGATCAACGTCCTGAAACAAAACAACGGAAAATACGGTGCTGCAGCCATCTGTAACGGCGGCGGCGGTGCGAGCGCGATTGTGATTGAGAACCTGTAA
- a CDS encoding nucleoside permease yields MNLKLRLTILSFLQFFVWGAWLITIGVYWFGTKQWGGAEFGAVFSTLGIASIVMPALTGIIADRWVNAERLYGILHILYGMVLFMMPQVADPGQFFWVMLAAMIFYMPTISLSNSIAYYILKNNNYDVVKEFPPIRVWGTIGFIVAMWVTNLTGNKASANQFYIAAVFAIILGIYAFTLPKCPPQNNIPKNASLSEKLGLNAFSLFKDYKMALFFLFSMFLGAALQLTNMYGDTFLSDFEKNPLYKESFVVKYSTLIMSISQISETLFILAIPFFLKKFGIKKVMLISMFAWVLRFLFFAYGTPEGFGLMLIILSCVVYGMAFDFFNISGSLFVETTTDYKIRSSAQGLFMMMTNGFGAMLGGLGSGWLISQYFTHENGDKMWHEIWLIFAGYALVIAILFAIMFQHKHNPADVAEVKH; encoded by the coding sequence ATGAATTTAAAATTACGACTTACCATTTTAAGTTTCCTGCAATTTTTTGTCTGGGGAGCCTGGTTAATCACCATTGGTGTCTATTGGTTTGGTACAAAACAGTGGGGCGGGGCCGAATTCGGCGCTGTTTTTTCAACTTTAGGAATCGCTTCGATTGTGATGCCGGCACTTACGGGAATTATCGCTGACCGTTGGGTAAATGCTGAAAGGCTTTACGGAATCCTGCACATTCTGTACGGTATGGTGCTGTTCATGATGCCGCAGGTCGCCGATCCGGGGCAGTTTTTCTGGGTTATGCTTGCGGCGATGATCTTTTATATGCCCACCATTTCACTTTCCAACTCAATTGCCTATTACATATTGAAAAACAATAATTATGATGTGGTAAAAGAATTTCCGCCGATCAGAGTTTGGGGAACAATTGGATTTATTGTTGCTATGTGGGTGACGAATCTTACCGGTAACAAAGCTTCCGCGAATCAGTTTTATATTGCAGCAGTTTTCGCAATTATTCTTGGGATTTATGCCTTCACTTTACCGAAATGCCCGCCACAGAATAACATTCCAAAAAATGCCTCTTTGTCTGAAAAATTAGGGCTTAATGCATTTTCTTTGTTTAAAGATTACAAGATGGCGCTGTTCTTCCTGTTCTCGATGTTCCTGGGGGCAGCACTTCAGCTGACCAATATGTACGGCGATACTTTCCTTTCAGATTTTGAAAAGAATCCTTTGTACAAAGAAAGTTTCGTGGTGAAATATTCGACGTTAATCATGTCCATTTCGCAGATTTCTGAAACGCTTTTCATCCTGGCAATTCCCTTCTTCCTGAAAAAATTCGGTATCAAAAAAGTAATGCTGATTTCGATGTTTGCCTGGGTTCTGAGGTTCCTCTTCTTTGCTTACGGAACTCCGGAAGGATTTGGACTGATGCTGATTATCCTGTCATGTGTCGTTTACGGAATGGCGTTCGATTTCTTCAATATTTCAGGATCACTTTTCGTGGAAACCACAACAGATTATAAGATCCGTTCATCGGCTCAGGGATTATTTATGATGATGACCAACGGTTTCGGTGCAATGCTTGGAGGTTTGGGCAGTGGCTGGCTGATTTCACAATATTTTACGCACGAAAACGGTGACAAGATGTGGCATGAAATCTGGCTTATTTTTGCTGGCTATGCGCTGGTGATCGCCATTCTGTTTGCCATAATGTTCCAGCACAAACACAATCCGGCAGATGTAGCAGAGGTAAAACATTAA
- a CDS encoding bifunctional nuclease family protein — MDYKQLIIRGISYSQTQSGAYALLLEHEETSVKLPVVIGNFEAQSISLGLEKDIQPPRPLTHDLFSKFVDTVGYELVSVVIYQIIDGVFFSNINFKNKESGEEFVMDARTSDAVAMAVRFDAPIFTTSQVLNEAGILLDLEDTDRDLSDIEEAPAAEGGDMQNMSVEELQSLLEQAVKEEDFDAALEIQEEIKRRKKKID, encoded by the coding sequence ATGGATTATAAACAACTCATCATACGGGGGATTTCATACAGCCAAACCCAGTCTGGAGCATATGCGCTGCTGCTGGAGCACGAGGAAACTTCGGTGAAGCTTCCGGTGGTTATCGGCAATTTCGAGGCACAGTCCATTTCTTTAGGTTTGGAAAAAGACATACAGCCGCCGCGGCCGCTGACACACGACCTTTTTTCAAAATTTGTTGACACCGTGGGTTATGAGCTGGTCTCAGTAGTGATTTACCAGATTATCGACGGAGTGTTTTTTTCAAATATTAATTTTAAAAATAAGGAATCTGGTGAAGAGTTTGTAATGGATGCCAGAACTTCAGATGCTGTCGCGATGGCGGTACGTTTTGATGCACCCATTTTCACGACATCGCAGGTTCTTAATGAGGCGGGCATTCTTCTTGATCTCGAAGATACGGACAGGGATTTATCTGATATTGAGGAAGCACCAGCAGCAGAGGGCGGCGATATGCAAAATATGTCTGTGGAAGAACTTCAGTCGCTGCTGGAACAGGCTGTGAAGGAGGAAGATTTTGATGCCGCACTCGAAATTCAGGAAGAAATCAAAAGAAGAAAAAAGAAAATCGATTAA